The Opitutales bacterium ASA1 genome window below encodes:
- a CDS encoding DUF2264 domain-containing protein → MNHRFFLARAACALSAITVFSVAAPASVTPDREYTVGVLVRIAEPVLEALAEGELRERLPVHDWEERRRPYTHLEAFGRTLAGIAPWLELGPDETPEGRLRARFIDMSVRGLVHATDPQSPDFLNFAGSGGQPLVDTAFLAHGLLRAPTQLWSGLDEAQRIRVLDALKSSRIIKPVESNWLLFSAMVEAAVWEFTGECEIERIDYAVRRHMDWYVGDGTYGDGPEYHWDHYNSFVIQPMLVDVLRVCAKHGHPLGELLPRVLSRARRFAAVQEMLISPEGTFPVIGRSSAYRFGALQHLAQMVLQENLPVGTEAGAVRGALTAVVRRMTEAPGTFDADGWLQIGAVGHQPSIREHYIATGSLYLCLTGLVHLGLPAEHTFWTAPAAPWTQQRIWRGDDVPADKALQEKR, encoded by the coding sequence ATGAACCACCGATTCTTTCTCGCGCGTGCCGCATGCGCGCTGTCGGCGATCACCGTCTTCTCGGTGGCCGCACCCGCATCGGTGACTCCGGATCGTGAATACACGGTCGGCGTGCTCGTGCGGATCGCGGAGCCGGTGCTGGAGGCGCTGGCGGAGGGAGAACTGCGCGAGCGGTTGCCGGTGCACGATTGGGAGGAAAGACGCCGGCCCTACACGCACCTCGAGGCGTTCGGCCGCACGCTCGCGGGAATCGCTCCGTGGCTCGAACTCGGACCGGACGAGACGCCGGAGGGCCGGTTGCGCGCGCGTTTCATCGATATGTCGGTGCGCGGTCTCGTGCATGCGACGGACCCGCAGAGTCCGGACTTCTTGAACTTCGCGGGGTCCGGCGGGCAACCGTTGGTCGACACGGCGTTTCTCGCCCACGGACTGTTGCGCGCACCGACGCAGCTCTGGAGCGGGCTCGACGAGGCACAGCGTATCCGCGTTCTGGATGCGCTGAAGTCGTCGCGGATCATCAAGCCGGTCGAGAGCAACTGGCTCTTGTTTTCCGCCATGGTCGAGGCCGCCGTGTGGGAGTTCACCGGCGAGTGCGAGATCGAGCGGATCGACTACGCCGTGCGCCGCCACATGGACTGGTACGTGGGCGACGGCACCTACGGCGATGGACCCGAGTACCACTGGGACCACTACAACAGCTTCGTCATTCAGCCGATGCTGGTCGACGTGCTGCGGGTCTGTGCGAAACACGGACATCCTCTCGGCGAGCTTCTTCCGCGCGTGCTGTCGCGGGCGCGACGCTTTGCCGCCGTGCAGGAGATGCTGATTTCGCCGGAGGGCACCTTTCCCGTCATCGGCCGCTCGAGCGCGTATCGCTTCGGCGCGTTGCAGCATCTGGCCCAGATGGTCTTGCAGGAGAATCTGCCCGTCGGAACGGAGGCCGGAGCCGTGCGCGGCGCCTTGACGGCAGTTGTTCGACGTATGACGGAGGCACCCGGAACTTTCGACGCGGACGGCTGGTTGCAGATCGGGGCGGTCGGCCATCAGCCTTCGATCCGCGAACACTACATCGCGACGGGCAGTCTCTATCTTTGCCTCACCGGTCTCGTGCATCTCGGCCTTCCCGCGGAGCACACGTTCTGGACGGCGCCGGCGGCGCCATGGACGCAACAGCGCATCTGGCGCGGCGACGACGTGCCCGCGGACAAGGCGCTGCAGGAAAAGCGGTAA
- the queF gene encoding preQ(1) synthase, which yields MPDPKILETFPNPAPQRDFLIEHTHHEFTSLCPMTGHPDFANITVRYVPDETCVELKSLKLYFHAYRNEGIFFEAATNRICDDLGTALKPRRLTIVADWKARGGFSSIVTADWTPPARSASTARKNRTARRR from the coding sequence ATGCCCGATCCGAAAATCCTCGAGACGTTTCCCAATCCCGCGCCGCAGCGCGATTTCCTCATCGAGCACACGCACCACGAGTTCACGTCGCTTTGCCCGATGACCGGACATCCCGACTTCGCGAACATCACCGTGCGCTACGTGCCCGACGAGACCTGCGTGGAGCTCAAGTCGCTCAAGCTCTACTTCCACGCCTACCGCAACGAAGGCATCTTCTTCGAGGCCGCGACCAACCGCATCTGCGACGACCTCGGCACGGCTTTGAAACCCCGGCGGCTCACGATCGTGGCCGATTGGAAGGCGCGCGGAGGCTTCTCGTCGATCGTCACCGCGGATTGGACCCCTCCGGCCAGGTCGGCCTCGACGGCGCGCAAGAACCGCACAGCGCGGCGACGTTAA
- the rny gene encoding ribonuclease Y, translated as MTYELEPFQPALAAATDWPVVAVSLAVIAGAAGGWAFVWWFNRHLRERAREDAGHIVELGRREAEVARQTRLSEAGIEIERRRAELDREITRRELEIDAKLREIRSHEESLGNLDHEMTQREEKLGREQAAIRQARESVRAMSRSLRQTMENLASMNVEEVRANLRDQVRQECQDELRTLRREFLERSETEIIDESRRMLVAAMQRLTSKPNNDLTATIVQLPNDDMKGRIIGREGRNIKCFEAATGTTLLIDESPQMVLISSFDPIRREIARTALERLIADGRIHPATIEDFVGQARAELDVIVQKAGDAAVAQLNLSAVHPEVITLLGKLKFRFSYTQNVLDHSIEVAQLCSMLASELRLDPVVAKRAGLFHDIGKSVDGEYEGSHARIGGEFLKRRGEDPVVVNAVAAHHEEIKAESAYAGLVMLADTISAIRPGARAESLASYIERLDRLEKLATTMEGVQSAFAIQAGREIRVIVRPDMVDDQQASKLARDLRRKIEDELQYPSTIKVTVIRERRFTETAT; from the coding sequence TTGACTTACGAACTCGAACCGTTTCAGCCCGCCTTGGCGGCAGCTACGGACTGGCCTGTCGTTGCCGTGAGCCTTGCCGTGATCGCAGGGGCCGCGGGCGGTTGGGCGTTCGTCTGGTGGTTCAATCGCCATCTGCGGGAGCGCGCCCGGGAGGATGCCGGACACATCGTCGAGCTCGGTCGGCGCGAGGCCGAGGTCGCCCGGCAGACGCGCCTCTCGGAAGCCGGGATCGAGATCGAACGACGACGGGCTGAACTCGATCGCGAGATCACTCGACGCGAATTGGAGATCGACGCGAAGCTGCGCGAGATCCGCTCCCACGAGGAGTCGCTCGGCAACCTCGACCACGAGATGACGCAGCGCGAGGAGAAGCTCGGACGCGAGCAGGCGGCCATCCGCCAGGCCCGCGAATCGGTCCGCGCCATGTCGCGCAGCCTCCGCCAGACGATGGAAAACCTCGCCTCGATGAACGTCGAGGAGGTGCGTGCCAACCTCCGTGATCAAGTCCGGCAGGAGTGTCAGGACGAGTTGCGGACGCTTCGCCGCGAGTTCCTCGAGCGCTCCGAAACCGAGATCATCGACGAATCCCGCCGAATGCTCGTGGCCGCCATGCAGCGTCTCACGAGCAAGCCGAACAACGATCTCACCGCCACGATCGTCCAACTCCCCAACGACGACATGAAGGGCCGCATCATCGGCCGCGAGGGGCGCAACATCAAGTGCTTCGAGGCCGCGACGGGCACCACGCTGCTCATCGACGAGTCGCCGCAGATGGTGTTGATCTCCTCGTTCGATCCGATCCGCCGGGAGATCGCCCGCACCGCCCTCGAGCGATTGATCGCCGACGGTCGCATCCACCCGGCCACGATCGAGGACTTCGTCGGCCAAGCGCGGGCCGAACTCGACGTGATCGTCCAGAAGGCCGGCGACGCCGCCGTCGCGCAGCTCAACCTTTCGGCCGTCCATCCCGAGGTGATCACGCTGCTGGGTAAACTGAAGTTCCGTTTCTCCTACACCCAGAACGTCCTCGATCACTCGATCGAAGTGGCGCAACTCTGCTCGATGCTCGCCTCCGAGCTGCGGCTCGACCCCGTGGTGGCGAAGCGCGCCGGACTGTTCCACGACATCGGCAAGTCCGTGGACGGCGAATACGAAGGCAGCCACGCGCGCATCGGCGGCGAGTTTCTCAAGCGCCGTGGCGAAGACCCGGTCGTGGTCAACGCCGTCGCCGCCCACCACGAAGAGATCAAGGCGGAGAGTGCGTATGCCGGCTTGGTGATGCTCGCCGACACGATCTCGGCCATCCGTCCGGGTGCTCGCGCCGAATCGCTCGCCTCCTACATCGAGCGCCTCGATCGGCTGGAGAAACTGGCCACTACGATGGAGGGTGTGCAATCCGCCTTCGCCATCCAAGCCGGCCGCGAGATACGCGTCATCGTTCGTCCCGACATGGTCGACGACCAACAGGCCTCCAAGCTCGCGCGCGACCTCCGCCGCAAGATCGAAGACGAGCTGCAATACCCGAGCACGATCAAAGTCACCGTCATCCGCGAACGCCGCTTCACCGAGACGGCGACGTAG
- the rodA gene encoding rod shape-determining protein RodA: protein MAGSDQEQSLPIFNWVQRRTHGRIDLLSPLCLLLLSIVGVFFIYSAQVYTGRTQYMQQLTWLALGAVAYAAVGLIDYKIFLKHGHWVWVLAVLMLIAVKVPGIGQERLGAQRWIDLGPVSIQPSEPAKLAVVIMCASILARSRIGTVKDSLWTLAKLALAAGLPMLLILAQPDLGSALVVPPMVFSLLYASNLSKRFFVASLAAFVVAVGIVSWDSYRYSKFLTENNLSPMRDIGSYEPHTWVPLRDYQRNRILAFAAPDKVDPTGTNISWNLRQSLITVGSGGLTGKGWAQGTQAQLGYLPRAVAHNDFIFSVVAEETGFLGSVFVLALFGLLLANGVRIAGMARDRFGALLALGVTIVFAVHVFVNIGMTIGLVPITGLPLPFLSYGGSFLLSCCILQGLVQSVYRFRREF, encoded by the coding sequence GTGGCCGGATCCGATCAGGAACAGAGTCTGCCGATCTTCAATTGGGTGCAGCGACGCACGCACGGACGCATCGACCTGCTCTCCCCGCTGTGCCTCCTGCTGCTCTCGATCGTCGGCGTGTTCTTCATCTACAGCGCACAGGTCTACACGGGCCGGACGCAGTACATGCAGCAGCTCACCTGGCTCGCGCTCGGAGCCGTCGCGTACGCAGCCGTCGGACTGATCGACTACAAGATCTTCCTCAAGCACGGCCACTGGGTCTGGGTGCTGGCGGTGCTGATGTTGATCGCGGTGAAGGTTCCCGGCATCGGCCAAGAGCGGCTCGGCGCACAACGTTGGATCGACCTCGGCCCGGTCTCGATCCAGCCCTCCGAGCCGGCGAAGCTCGCGGTCGTGATCATGTGCGCGAGCATCCTCGCGCGCAGCCGGATCGGGACGGTCAAGGACTCGCTCTGGACGCTGGCCAAGTTGGCACTTGCCGCAGGATTACCGATGTTGTTGATCTTGGCGCAGCCCGACCTCGGCTCGGCCTTGGTCGTCCCGCCCATGGTTTTCTCGCTGCTGTATGCCTCCAACCTTTCCAAACGCTTCTTCGTCGCGTCTTTAGCCGCGTTCGTAGTGGCGGTCGGAATCGTGAGTTGGGACTCGTATCGCTACAGCAAGTTTCTCACGGAAAACAATCTGTCGCCGATGCGCGACATCGGCTCGTACGAGCCCCACACGTGGGTCCCGTTGCGGGACTACCAGCGCAACCGCATCCTCGCCTTCGCCGCCCCCGACAAGGTCGATCCGACCGGCACCAACATCAGTTGGAATCTCCGGCAGTCGTTGATCACCGTCGGCTCCGGCGGACTCACCGGCAAAGGCTGGGCGCAAGGCACGCAGGCGCAACTCGGGTACCTACCCCGCGCCGTCGCGCACAACGATTTCATCTTCTCCGTCGTGGCGGAGGAGACCGGTTTTTTGGGAAGCGTGTTTGTCTTGGCCTTGTTCGGCCTGCTGCTCGCAAACGGCGTCCGGATCGCCGGGATGGCCAGGGATCGCTTCGGCGCTCTCCTCGCCCTCGGAGTCACGATCGTGTTCGCCGTCCACGTTTTCGTGAACATCGGCATGACCATCGGTTTGGTCCCGATCACAGGCCTCCCGCTTCCCTTTTTGAGCTACGGGGGCTCTTTCCTGCTTAGTTGCTGCATCCTCCAGGGCTTGGTCCAAAGCGTATACAGGTTCAGAAGGGAGTTCTGA
- the rng gene encoding ribonuclease G, with product MSDRNTPHPADTLKRYDEELKNPPPEGMADPVDPAQIKADAKERSKKKPLIAKIIDSFRKEKRSYRELIINAEPLEKRVALLVDGVLDKFDIERGSGEDRVVGGIFKGRIKNLDPGLKAAFVDIGLPKNAFLHYWDILPAATDSSIEVVRVNKSSKKKEDDKITVKDIPALYPVGTEIVIQVSKGPIGTKGPRTTTNLSLPGRFIVLMPYSDQCGISRKIEDNKERARLKKIIQDLTIPEGMGIIIRTAGEGKKARYFVRDLHILLKKWDEISRKMETERSPACLYQEPDLIERTVRDFLTEEIDRVLIDNPEGQRRVIDLVSQISTRSKSKINLYADSIPIFERYNIERQIEQTFQRQVPLPSGGQIVIDETEALVAIDVNTGSHKARDGDEGNTIYQVNCEAVQEIARQIRLRNIGGLIIIDFIDMKQRRHRNAVYAKMKDAMANDKAKNHILPISPLGILQMTRQRQQESTSSGLYTDCPYCRGRGIVKSATTVSVEMQRKLASVIRRLRARDPHKELHIRILVNPGVLERLRSEDSDLLVRLEKNYNIALTFRADPNYHVENFKILNGDTGEELR from the coding sequence ATGAGCGATCGAAATACGCCCCACCCGGCTGACACGCTGAAACGCTACGACGAAGAACTGAAGAATCCGCCCCCCGAAGGCATGGCCGACCCCGTCGACCCCGCCCAGATCAAGGCCGATGCCAAGGAGAGGTCCAAGAAGAAGCCTCTCATCGCCAAGATCATCGACTCCTTCCGCAAGGAGAAGCGCTCCTACCGGGAACTGATCATCAACGCCGAGCCGCTCGAGAAGCGGGTCGCCCTGCTCGTCGACGGCGTCCTCGACAAGTTCGACATCGAGCGCGGCTCGGGCGAAGACCGTGTCGTCGGTGGCATCTTCAAGGGCCGCATCAAGAACCTCGACCCCGGCCTCAAAGCCGCGTTCGTCGACATCGGCCTGCCCAAGAACGCCTTCCTCCACTACTGGGACATCCTTCCCGCAGCGACCGACTCCTCCATCGAAGTCGTCCGCGTCAACAAGTCCTCCAAGAAGAAGGAGGACGACAAGATCACCGTTAAGGACATCCCCGCGCTCTACCCGGTCGGCACCGAGATCGTCATCCAAGTCAGCAAGGGTCCCATCGGAACCAAGGGCCCGCGCACTACGACGAACCTCTCCCTCCCCGGACGATTCATCGTCCTCATGCCCTACAGCGATCAATGCGGCATCTCCCGCAAGATCGAGGACAACAAGGAGCGCGCCCGCCTCAAGAAGATCATCCAGGACCTCACGATCCCGGAGGGCATGGGCATCATCATCCGCACCGCCGGCGAAGGAAAGAAAGCCCGCTACTTCGTGCGCGACCTCCACATCCTCCTCAAGAAGTGGGACGAGATCTCGCGCAAGATGGAGACCGAGCGCAGCCCCGCCTGTCTCTACCAAGAGCCCGACCTCATCGAGCGCACCGTCCGCGATTTCCTCACCGAAGAGATCGACCGCGTCCTCATCGACAACCCCGAAGGCCAGCGCCGCGTGATCGATCTCGTCTCGCAGATCTCCACCCGCTCGAAGTCGAAGATCAATCTCTACGCCGACTCCATCCCGATCTTCGAACGCTACAACATCGAGCGCCAGATCGAGCAAACGTTCCAGCGCCAAGTCCCCCTGCCTTCCGGTGGTCAGATCGTGATCGACGAGACCGAGGCGCTCGTCGCCATCGACGTCAACACCGGCTCCCACAAGGCCCGCGACGGCGACGAAGGAAACACGATCTACCAAGTCAACTGCGAGGCCGTCCAAGAGATCGCCCGCCAGATCCGCCTGCGCAACATCGGCGGCCTCATCATCATCGACTTCATCGACATGAAGCAGCGGCGTCATCGCAACGCCGTCTACGCGAAGATGAAGGACGCGATGGCCAACGACAAAGCCAAGAACCACATCCTGCCCATCTCGCCTCTCGGCATCCTCCAGATGACCCGGCAGCGTCAGCAGGAGAGCACCTCGTCCGGCCTCTACACCGATTGCCCGTACTGCCGAGGCCGCGGCATCGTGAAGTCCGCCACGACCGTGAGCGTGGAAATGCAGCGCAAGCTCGCCTCCGTCATCCGCCGCCTCCGCGCGCGCGATCCCCACAAGGAACTGCACATCCGCATCCTCGTAAACCCCGGCGTGCTCGAGCGCCTGCGCAGCGAGGACTCCGATCTGCTCGTGCGGTTGGAGAAGAACTACAACATCGCCCTCACC